Proteins encoded in a region of the Roseovarius pelagicus genome:
- a CDS encoding IS6 family transposase — translation MKIPPSMLRLKGFRFPREIVAHAVWAYHRFALSTADVEDLLAERGVIVSREAIRLWVNRFGAHFAACIRRDRPRPNDKWHLDEVVLPINGVKHWLWRAVDGNGDTLDILVQTRRNAKAAKRFLTRLIAQFGQPRVVIADKLRSYIRPIAQQAQGADHRAHKGLNNRIEGSHRPTRRREKIMGRFKSPRQAQRFLAAHDQINTIFKPRRYRLTATSYRHAWADAFSLWADYAAEMKP, via the coding sequence ATGAAAATACCGCCGTCAATGCTGCGCCTGAAGGGCTTTCGTTTTCCGCGCGAGATCGTCGCCCATGCGGTCTGGGCCTACCATCGCTTTGCGCTCAGCACCGCGGATGTCGAGGACCTGTTGGCGGAGCGCGGCGTCATCGTCAGCCGCGAAGCCATTCGCCTTTGGGTCAACCGGTTTGGTGCGCATTTCGCCGCCTGCATCCGCCGGGACCGGCCGCGCCCTAACGACAAATGGCACCTAGACGAGGTCGTGCTCCCGATCAACGGCGTGAAGCACTGGCTCTGGCGGGCCGTCGATGGCAACGGTGATACTCTCGACATTCTTGTGCAAACACGCCGCAATGCCAAAGCCGCCAAGCGATTTCTGACAAGGCTGATCGCTCAATTCGGCCAGCCAAGAGTCGTCATCGCCGACAAGCTGCGCAGCTACATCAGGCCGATCGCTCAGCAAGCTCAAGGCGCCGATCACCGAGCCCACAAGGGCCTTAACAACCGGATCGAAGGAAGTCATAGGCCGACGCGGCGACGAGAGAAAATCATGGGCCGGTTCAAGTCGCCCAGACAGGCACAGCGTTTCCTTGCCGCACATGACCAGATCAACACGATCTTCAAACCCCGCCGGTATCGCCTCACCGCCACATCCTATCGCCACGCCTGGGCAGATGCATTCAGCCTGTGGGCAGACTATGCCGCCGAAATGAAACCATGA
- a CDS encoding ABC transporter ATP-binding protein has product MASERDVLLKIRNLKIQGYSDETWVDIIKGVDLTLHRGEVMGLIGESGAGKSTIGAAAMGYARDGTRITEDSSIEFDGMELTTATESERRALRGHRIAYVAQSAAASFNPAHKIIDQHTEAPLQYRLKKRMEAQEDAMDLYERLRLPNPQEIGFRYPHQVSGGQLQRAMTAMAMSCRPDLIIFDEPTTALDVTTQIEVLAAIRDIVEQFNTAALYITHDLAVVAQMADTIKVLLKGNEVEEAPTEEMLSNPKEDYTKSLWAVRSFESPQRFRPKDATPLISVKNVDAAYASGPKILDDVSFDIYEGMTVAVVGESGSGKSTTARVITGLLPPQKGEVLFKGTPFPPDYRQRNKEQLRQCQMIYQMADTALNPKVRISEIIGRPAQFYSGLKGAALKARVDELLDLIELDPSKYYNRYPPELSGGQKQRIGIARALAAEPTFIVCDEVTSALDQLVAEGILRLLDRLQNELNLAYMFITHDLATVRSIADEVIVMQHGKVVEQGPKDDMFKPPHHPYTDLLLSSVPEMDPNWLTTLLEERGIDNLGDAAAANIDPKGAKIVH; this is encoded by the coding sequence ATGGCTAGTGAAAGAGACGTTCTTCTGAAAATCCGGAACCTGAAAATTCAGGGTTATTCGGATGAAACATGGGTCGACATCATCAAAGGTGTCGATCTGACCCTCCATCGCGGCGAGGTGATGGGCCTAATCGGGGAATCCGGTGCAGGTAAATCGACCATCGGTGCGGCCGCCATGGGCTATGCCCGCGATGGTACGCGCATCACCGAGGACAGCTCGATCGAGTTCGACGGGATGGAACTGACCACCGCCACAGAAAGCGAACGGCGCGCCCTGCGGGGCCACCGTATTGCCTATGTGGCGCAATCAGCGGCAGCCTCGTTCAACCCGGCGCACAAGATTATTGATCAGCACACCGAAGCGCCGCTTCAGTACCGCCTGAAGAAGCGGATGGAAGCGCAAGAGGACGCGATGGACCTCTACGAGCGGCTGCGTTTGCCGAACCCCCAAGAGATCGGGTTCCGCTATCCGCACCAAGTGTCGGGTGGGCAGCTACAGCGGGCAATGACCGCGATGGCCATGTCGTGTCGGCCGGACCTCATCATTTTTGATGAGCCGACCACTGCGCTGGATGTGACCACCCAGATCGAGGTTCTGGCCGCGATCCGGGATATTGTGGAGCAGTTCAACACTGCCGCGCTCTACATCACGCATGACTTGGCCGTGGTGGCGCAGATGGCCGACACGATCAAGGTGCTGCTGAAGGGTAACGAAGTCGAGGAAGCACCGACCGAGGAGATGCTGAGCAACCCCAAGGAGGACTATACCAAGTCGCTCTGGGCAGTGCGCAGTTTTGAGAGCCCGCAACGGTTCCGGCCAAAGGATGCGACGCCGCTGATTTCGGTCAAGAACGTTGATGCGGCCTACGCCTCTGGGCCCAAGATCCTCGATGACGTCAGCTTTGACATCTACGAGGGAATGACGGTTGCGGTGGTGGGTGAATCCGGTTCGGGTAAATCGACCACGGCACGGGTGATTACGGGCCTGTTGCCACCGCAAAAGGGCGAAGTGCTGTTCAAGGGCACGCCGTTCCCGCCTGATTATCGGCAACGCAACAAAGAGCAACTGCGCCAATGCCAGATGATTTATCAGATGGCCGATACCGCGCTGAACCCAAAGGTGCGAATCAGCGAGATCATCGGTCGCCCGGCACAATTCTATTCCGGGCTGAAGGGCGCTGCGCTGAAGGCACGGGTTGATGAGTTGCTGGACCTGATCGAGCTTGATCCCTCAAAGTACTACAACCGCTATCCGCCGGAACTGTCGGGTGGGCAAAAACAACGGATCGGGATCGCACGGGCCTTGGCTGCCGAGCCGACATTCATCGTCTGTGATGAGGTCACATCGGCGCTGGACCAACTGGTGGCCGAAGGTATCCTGCGGCTGCTCGACCGGCTCCAGAACGAGCTGAACCTAGCGTATATGTTCATCACTCACGATCTGGCGACAGTACGTTCCATCGCCGACGAAGTGATCGTGATGCAGCATGGTAAAGTGGTAGAGCAAGGGCCGAAAGACGACATGTTCAAACCGCCACACCACCCCTATACCGACCTGCTGCTGAGCTCGGTCCCCGAGATGGACCCGAACTGGCTGACGACGCTGCTAGAAGAGCGCGGCATTGATAATCTGGGCGATGCGGCTGCGGCCAATATCGACCCAAAAGGTGCGAAAATCGTGCACTGA